In the Mycobacteriales bacterium genome, GTAGGCGAACTCGACCGCCGCGGCCGCCTGGCCGGAGGCCGGCCCGTCGTAGCTGCCGCGAAGCGCGGTCTCGTGCACGGCGACCGCGTTCTGCTGTGCGGTGTAGGCCGCCTGCGCCGCCGCGGAGAGCCGGCCGACGACTGCGTGCTCCTGGGCGACCAGGCTGTTGATCGCGCTGCGCTGCTTGGAGATCGTGGCCAGGGTCGCCTTCTGCTGCGCGACCTCGGCGTTGTGCAGCACCTGCGCTGCCGACATCGTGCGCTGGGCGAGATCGGCCGCGGCCAGCTGGCTGGCCTGGAAGTGGGAGACCTCCTGCAGCGTCGAGGTCTGGTCGAGGAAGGTCTGCGGGGTGCCGGAGGTGACCAGCGACATGGTCGCGTCGAGCCCGCCGCTGCGGTAGGCGGCAGCCGCTGAAGCGGCGAGCTTCTGCTCGCTCTTGTCCAGCTGCGCCTGGTCCCGCGCGAGCTCCTTCTCGGTCAGCGCCGCCTTGTGCTGGAGCGCCGCCAGCTTGCTGTTCGCGGCGTCGTAGGACTCAGCGATCTTCTCCGCGCGGGTGTCCAGCACGGCGAGCTGGGCCTTGGCCTGAGCGAGCGTCAGGTTCGACGACGGCGACGCCTGACCGATCCCCGTAGGGACGAAAATCGCGGCGAGCACCGCGATTGTGGCGCCAAAGGTGGGTATGCGTACTCGTGAGGTAGTCGCCACGCCCGGCGGCTCTCCTGTCTTCCACTGACCGCCTACCGGGTGAGCTGACGGGTTCGGGAGGGAAGTTCGCCCTACGGCGCCGCCACGTGGCTCGTGGTGTGCGCCGATTCACCCCAATAGGG is a window encoding:
- a CDS encoding C40 family peptidase produces the protein MLAAIFVPTGIGQASPSSNLTLAQAKAQLAVLDTRAEKIAESYDAANSKLAALQHKAALTEKELARDQAQLDKSEQKLAASAAAAYRSGGLDATMSLVTSGTPQTFLDQTSTLQEVSHFQASQLAAADLAQRTMSAAQVLHNAEVAQQKATLATISKQRSAINSLVAQEHAVVGRLSAAAQAAYTAQQNAVAVHETALRGSYDGPASGQAAAAVEFAYAQLGKPYVYGGTGPDSYDCSGLTMESWAAAGVSLPRTAADQQAALPAVSLGDLEPGDLVFYGDPAYHTAIYIGGGRIIQAPHTGTVVQISSLYDMPPTSAGRP